A region of Drosophila mauritiana strain mau12 chromosome 3L, ASM438214v1, whole genome shotgun sequence DNA encodes the following proteins:
- the LOC117141848 gene encoding extensin-1, producing MKPMLILVALAGFAVCTLADVSHLYGGGYHDHGHDHHHHHDHDHHHDHDHHHYDVHSHHHSPSSHDHHDLHIDLHYQPDHHHHHHQEAKFDIPSGYSYGPPEKPRQKYLPPKVSLPPPPPPPPKASYLPPSKPEVKYLPPEPVAKYLPPKVAPSLPPPPPPPVVAPKPTYLPPSPPESKYLPPPTPEVKYLPPAPVARYLPPKVAPSLPPPPPPPPVAPKKLYLPPAEPETKYLPPSQPVEKYLPPKPEPKYLPPQPEVDFHIPIPSYALPLGPAPSPIHDAEPGYHYKPPLRRFRH from the exons ATG AAACCCATGCTGATCCTTGTGGCTCTGGCAGGCTTTGCCGTCTGCACTCTGGCAGACGTCTCCCACCTGTACGGAGGAGGTTACCACGATCACGGCCATgatcaccatcaccaccatGATCACGATCACCATCACGATCATGATCACCACCACTATGATGTCCATTCCCACCACCATTCTCCCTCGTCACACGATCATCATGATCTGCACATTGATCTGCACTATCAGCCGGatcaccaccatcatcatcatcaagaGGCCAAGTTCGATATCCCTAGCGGATATAGCTATGGACCTCCAGAGAAACCTCGCCAGAAGTACCTGCCTCCCAAGGTTTCCctgccaccgccaccacctccACCGCCCAAGGCAAGTTATCTGCCTCCCTCAAAGCCCGAAGTGAAGTACCTGCCCCCCGAACCGGTGGCTAAGTATCTGCCACCCAAGGTCGCTCCCAGCCTgcctcctccaccaccacctccaGTTGTGGCGCCCAAGCCCACCTATCTGCCTCCCAGCCCGCCAGAGTCCAAGTATCTTCCTCCTCCGACGCCTGAGGTGAAGTACCTGCCCCCTGCTCCAGTGGCAAGGTATCTGCCACCCAAGGTTGCACCCAGTctgccaccaccacctccaccCCCACCAGTGGCTCCCAAGAAGCTGTACCTTCCTCCTGCCGAGCCGGAGACTAAGTACCTGCCACCTTCCCAGCCCGTCGAGAAGTATCTGCCTCCTAAGCCCGAACCAAAATATCTGCCACCCCAGCCGGAGGTAGATTTCCACATCCCGATTCCATCCTACGCAC
- the LOC117141340 gene encoding extensin: MKLFILATCLLAFAAGDVSHLPLELLEEHHEHGYGYDYPKPEIPFVITTTTEPPPPPPPTYLPPKPVPTYLPPPPPTTTTTTTTTTTPAPTPAPTYLPPPPPTTTTTTTTPAPTPAPTYLPPPPPPPRTTTTTTTTTTTTPAPTPVPTYLPPPPPPPQPEPGYHYDVPAQEFTF; this comes from the exons ATG AAGCTATTCATTTTGGCCACCTGCCTGCTGGCTTTCGCAGCCGGAGATGTTTCGCATTTGCCGCTGGAACTCCTGGAGGAGCATCATGAGCATGGCTATGGCTATGACTACCCCAAGCCGGAGATACCATTTGTGATTACCACGACGACGGaaccgccaccgccaccaccaccgacTTATCTGCCACCCAAACCAGTGCCCACTTACCTACCTCCTCCTCCGCCCACAACCACAACTACtaccaccaccacaaccactCCTGCTCCTACTCCCGCTCCTACCTACCTGCCTCCCCCACCACCCACTACCACTACCACGACCACCACTCCCGCTCCCACTCCTGCTCCCACCTACCTTCCtcccccaccaccaccaccgcgtaccactaccaccaccaccactacaACCACAACGACACCTGCACCCACACCGGTGCCCACGTACCTTCCACCCCCACCCCCACCACCACAACCGGAACCGGGTTACCACTACGATGTGCCCGCCCAAGAGTTCACCTTCTGA
- the LOC117141627 gene encoding uncharacterized protein LOC117141627, which translates to MRLLVFSLILMAICLAARADVSQLVRSGNGFVYDVPKVTELELEVNNEFPTGEEFPQDAIPVAPSDAELGQAEDLEEPAEPVEPAAAGTTASKKIHGYKYQVPSRRFKS; encoded by the exons ATG CGCCTTTTGGTATTCAGTTTAATACTTATGGCAATTTGTCTGGCCGCCCGAGCAGATGTCTCCCAGTTGGTGAGATCTGGCAATGGATTTGTTTACGATGTGCCCAAAGTCACGGAACTAGAGCTGGAGGTGAACAACGAGTTTCCCACGGGCGAGGAATTCCCCCAGGATGCCATCCCCGTGGCTCCCTCCGATGCCGAACTTGGCCAGGCTGAAGATCTGGAGGAACCAGCCGAACCAGTAGAACCAGCAGCAGCCGGCACAACTGCCTCCAAGAAAATCCATGGATACAAATACCAGGTGCCCAGTCGGCGCTTCAAGAGCTAA